A window of the Penaeus monodon isolate SGIC_2016 chromosome 11, NSTDA_Pmon_1, whole genome shotgun sequence genome harbors these coding sequences:
- the LOC119578637 gene encoding hornerin-like → MRGVVRYRDPESPYAERTPVKDYRMRTDWGIYEDPGQLTGGIYSVSDVAGVGVYHEGGDMGEEGGDDNVYGFNGRNTSRLSTGQWSSTHSLAATSSPARPALTGSTSGGLRNHLGESQRRSQGGTYSRDSSRHQDYQRPSRNTSVEPLYRTVEKRSSERNLHGSGRSSQRRSYTSNSRGDYGNGYRSLRSYPSAAEDYDDREPKSFDHGGISNGYSSRSVPEYSSRSHDNLKRSSSKDYLSSSDIYGTRKSYPSETPPKGILTNTGKYGGGSRSSLTASNYTSGSRSNLAAFGSHGADDKADLSGSDAFEKRGSSSLPRASLVLTSTKGSQTELSLADDLTKPPDGRGSSKSSLQVPDAGGSASSRHSSSSTQQVSFSTGGASDSSQYGGKDERKYDSLSRKSGEKRASEKGRKAKGTKDEQNQTDDEMSQWGGHNGGPGQWHDRDAYYARDDQHHPHAHGRLAPPLPRPPMPPQHYPGHDGQTHPNHTHQHASDHSPHPSHNHAYHSHGANHAHHGQHSRHQSSSGSTRQLVHAESTEDS, encoded by the exons ATGCGAGGCGTGGTGCGCTATAGGGACCCGGAAAGCCCCTATGCCGAGAGAACGCCTGTCAAGGATTACAGGATGCGGACGGACTGGGGCATCTACGAGGACCCCGGCCAGCTGACGGGGGGTATCTACAGTGTGAGTGACGTGGCCGGGGTGGGGGTGTACCACGAGGGGGGCgacatgggggaggaggggggggacgacAACGTGTATGGCTTCAACGGCCGCAACACTTCCCGGCTCTCGACCGGCCAGTGGTCCAGTACACACAGTCTCGCGGCCACCTCGTCTCCCGCTCGTCCTGCGCTCACTGGATCTACCTCGGGAGGACTCCGGAACCACTTGGGAGAGAGTCAGAGGCGCTCCCAGGGGGGCACCTACAGCAGGGACTCCAGCAGGCACCAGGACTACCAGCGCCCGTCGCGCAACACGTCCGTCGAGCCGCTCTACAGGACCGTAGAAAAGCGCAGCAGCGAGCGGAACCTTCACGGAAGCGGCAGATCTTCCCAGCGGCGGAGCTACACGAGCAACTCGAGGGGGGACTACGGGAACGGCTACCGGAGCCTCAGGAGCTACCCGTCGGCGGCAGAGGACTACGACGACAGAGAGCCCAAGAGCTTCGACCACGGCGGCATCAGCAACGGCTACAGCTCGCGGTCCGTGCCCGAGTATTCCTCGCGGAGCCACGACAACTTGAAGCGCAGCAGCAGCAAGGACTACCTCAGCTCGAGTGACATCTACGGCACGCGCAAGTCGTACCCGTCGGAGACCCCGCCCAAGGGCATCCTAACCAACACCGGCAAGTACGGCGGCGGGAGTCGCAGCAGCCTCACCGCCTCCAACTACACGAGCGGCAGCCGCAGCAACCTCGCGGCCTTCGGGAGCCACGGCGCCGACGACAAGGCCGACCTCTCGGGCTCGGACGCCTTCGAGAAGCGGGGGAGCTCGTCGCTGCCGAGGGCGTCGCTCGTGCTCACCAGCACCAAGGGCAGCCAGACCGAGCTCTCCTTGGCCGACGACCTCACCAAGCCGCCCGACGGCAGGGGCTCCAGCAAGTCGAGCCTGCAGGTGCCCGACGCGGGAGGCAGCGCCAGCAGCaggcacagcagcagcagcactcaGCAGGTTTCCTTCAGCACCGGAGGGGCGTCCGACAGCAGCCAGTACGGCGGGAAGGATGAGCGGAAGTACGATTCTCTGAGTCGGAAGAGCGGCGAGAAGCGAGCGTCAGAGAAGGGGCGCAAGGCCAAGGGCACCAAGGACGAGCAGAACCAGACGGACGACGAGATGAGCCAATGGGGCGGCCACAACGGCGGCCCCGGCCAGTGGCACGACCGCGACGCCTACTACGCCCGCGACGACCAGCACCACCCGCACGCCCACGGCCGCCTGGCGCCGCCCCTCCCGCGCCCGCCCATGCCCCCGCAGCACTACCCGGGGCACGACGGCCAGAcgcaccccaaccacacccaccagcACGCCTCCGACCACAGCCCACACCCTTCCCACAACCACGCCTACCACAGCCACGGGGCCAACCACGCCCACCACGGCCAGCACTCGCGGCACCAGTCCTCCTCCGGGAGCACCAGACAGCTCGTCCACGCCGAGTCCACGGAAG ACTCCTAA